GGTGGTTATATCATTAATAATTTTTATGATGCTGAAAAAGACCTCATAAATAAACCAAGAAAAAGTATGCTGGATCGTTTGGTAAGCCAACGGTTTAAGCTTACTACTTATTTTGTGTTGAATTTTATAGCGGTAATTGCGGCCAGTTATGTTTCATTTAAAGCTGTATTCTTTTTTTCCTCTTATATTTTTGGTATCTGGATCTACTCCCATAAGCTAAAAAGAATTCCGTTTTTAGGTAATTTTATTTCTGCCACATTAGCTATTACTCCTTTCTTTGTGGTGTTTATTTATTATAAGAACATACAGACGGTAATATTTGTGCATGCCCTATTTCTCTTTTTACTTATTCTTGCTCGAGAGATAATTAAGGATTTGGAAAATATCTCTGGTGACTTAGCACAGAATTATAGGACCATTCCTATTATTTATGGCGCAAGAACATCTAAACTAGTAATCTCATTTTTAATTCTTTTGACTTTAGTACCGTCGTTATTATTGATTTTTAGATTTGATGTAGGCCACATGAATATCTATTTTATATTATGCGTTCTTCTATTACTGTTGTTTATAGTCTTATTGTTTAGGGCCAAGGCACGTAAAGATTATGTTTGGTTGCATAATATTCTCAAATTGATCATAGTAATGGGGGTGTTCAGTATTCTTCTTATTGACATAGACTTAGTTTTAAATAGAATATTGTAGTTGTTGGTAATATGTTGCATATAACTATTTGAACCGCAATGCAATTTGCTACCTTTGTGCAAAATTGGTACAATTATGAGTAGGGATGATTCTAGTAGAGGTAAGAAACCGTCGGGTAGGCAAGGTGGTAATTTTAAAAAAAAGAGCTACGCCCGTGGTAATTCGCCCATTAAAAAAAATGTAACTCCAAGTAAGCCACAAGATCCTAATTCAATTCGATTAAATAAATACGTGGCCAATTCTGGTGTATGTTCTAGGAGAGATGCCGATATATACATTGCCGCCGGTAGTGTAACAGTAAATGGTAAGCCTGTAACCGAAATGGGTTACAAGGTAAAGTTAAGCGATGAGGTAAAATTCGATGGTCAATTATTGAATCCGGTCAAAAGAGAATACGTACTACTTAACAAGCCAAAAGACTTTGTTACCACCATTCGCGATGAAAGAGGTAAAAGACACGTTTCTGGATTAATATCAAGTGCTTCTAAGTCAAAATTACTTCCTGTAGATAAATTGGAAAAAGAACATACAGGTTTACTTTTGTTTACCAATGATGGTAATATGATCAAGACGTTAAAAAGCCCTATCAACGGTCTACGTAAAATATATCATTTAGTACTTGAGCAAGAATTACGAAGTGCCGATTTAAAGAAAATTCAAGAAGGGGTCGTTGTAGATGAAAAAGTAGTTCGTGTACAGGATATAAGTTTCATTGCAGATGCTCCCAAAAGGGAAGTTGGTATTGAAATTTATAGTTCTAGAAATAAAATTGTAGAGCGTTTGTTTGAAACCTTAGGATATAAAATCCAAAAATTGGATAGGGTAGTTTATGGTGGTCTTACCAAAAAAGATTTACCAAGAGGGCACTGGAGATATTTGACAGAACAAGAAATCATTAATTTCAAAATGATCAAATAGTACATGCTCCTTGTCTTAATAAAGGCTATAGGATATGAAATTATTTCAGTGTACCAATTGTAAGAGTACGGTTGTTTTTGAAAACAATACATGTTTAAACTGCGGTTTTAAACTGGGTTATTCATCATATTACAATAAAATTGTTTCTTTAGATCCAAGTGCCGCTACATGGCAGGTTAAGGAACTGGATGGAAAGACCTATGAATATTGTGAGAACTATAAGCACACGGTCTGTAACTGGTTGGTTGACGTTTCTAGAGGTCGCAAATTCTGTCTTGCCTGTACCCTGAACAGAACAATTCCGCATCTTTTAGATGATGATAATCTTAAAAAATGGAAACATATTGAGGTTGCCAAGCACAGATTGGTATATCAATTATTACGTTTTAGACTACCGGTAGTTAGCAAAACAATAGATGATGATAAAGGTTTTTGCTTTGATTTTTTGGAGAAAGATGAGCTTCTAGAAGAATCAAAAGGATTAAAAACGGGTCATGCAGATGGTGTAATTACCCTTATGATAGCGGAAGCGGACCCTGTTGTTCGCGAGCAGGTAAAACAGCAAATGGCAGAGCGGTATAGAACTTTGCTCGGTCATTTTAGACATGAGGTGGGACATTATTATTGGGATTTGCTAATTCGTGATAATCCGAAGGTATTAGCGGATTTTAGGAGCATTTTTGGTGATGAATCTCAATCGTATGCAGATGCATTGACCACCCATTATAATAATGGTCCAAAGGCAAATTGGCAACAAAGTTTTATAAGTAAATATGCATCATCCCACCCTTGGGAAGATTGGGCAGAAACGTGGTCCCATTACTTACACTTAACCGATGTATTGGAAACCGCATATAATTTCGGTCTCAAATCAAATCCTAAAATAATTGCTAAGAAAAGCCTGAAAATGAATGCGGCTTTTGATCCATATACCGTTACTGATTTTAGTAGAATAATGGAAACAGGTATTCCCCTTTTATTTACACTTAATAGTATGAACCGTTCTTTGGGAGAAGACGATCCCTATCCGTTTATAATCTCAAAACCTGTAGAGAAAAAATTGGAGTTCATTCATAAATTGTTAAAAGGTGTTTTATGAATTCATTAATTTTCTGAAAGAATAAGAGTTAGTATTTTATGCTATAGCATTATTGCATTAAAGGTTATACGGGTAAATTTATCTGAATTCATTTCAGTACGTATGGCACAGGTAGAAAAGATTAATAGACAGAATTCCAAATTTAAACTAACCCATCTCCCTAAGTTATTAGTGAGAACGTATCATGCTTGGATGGAAAAGGAGCCATTTCAGATTAGTGCTATTATAGCATATTATGCAATATTGTCATTGCCAGGTCTGCTTATTTTAATATTGGAATTAGTTGGTGGTATTTGGGGCAAGGAGATTGTTCAGGGAGAATTGTTCGCTGAAATTTCTTCTGCCATGGGACCAGAAACCGCACAATCTATTCAAGAGATGATCAAGGATCAAGGTAGTCAGCAAACTTCATTGATTGCTACCCTTTTAGGGATCGGTGTGTTAATTTATGGTGCTACGGGAGTATTTTATCAGCTACAAAATGCATTGAATGAAATTTGGGAGGCAAAACCTAAATACACAAATGAGTTTATTTCTACATTGTTTATGCGTTTAAAAGGTTTTGGTTTTATAATTATTATTGGCTTTTTATTATTGGTTAGTTTTGTATTGACTTCTCTATTATCGGCATTTTCAACGCAGCTCTCCAGACTTTTGCCAGATGGTATGTTAGAACTTGGATTCGTACTGGATCTAATATTATCACTTGGTTTTATTTATTTATTATTTGGGGCTATGTTCAAGTACTTGCCCAGTACTCATGTTCGTTGGAAAGCGGTTAAAGTAGGTGCCGCGCTTACTGCCGTATTATTTTTACTTGGTAAATATGCTTTGGCATTCTATTTTGGAAAAGCGGAACCCGGCTCTACCTATGGGGCGGCCGGGAGTATAATTTTGGTCATGCTTTGGGTGTCCTACTCTAGTTTAATAGTCACTTTTGGAGCACAGTTTACCAAGATTTATTCTGATAAGTATGTGAAAATTAATTAAGTTTTTTCATTTTGTCATGAATCTCTTTCAAGCATAAATTACCTAAACTTCCTTCATGTGTATGATGAATATCTCTTTTAGGTGTAAAAGTACCTGCGTTGATTTCCATACCCATTTTCTTGTAAGCATCTCTAAACGGCATACCGCTTTGTACCAACTCATTTAATGTATCTACACTAAACAAATAATCATATTTTGGGTCGTCTAGAATACTATCGTTCACTCTGATTTCCTTTAGGCTAAAAGTTAAAATCTCTAAACAAGCCTTCATATCTTGAATTGCCGGAACAATAATTTCTTTCACCAATTGCAAATCTCTGTGGTAACCACTAGGTAGATTATTGATGACCAATGTCAATTGATTAGGAATAGACTGTAGTTTGTTGCATTTGCCACGTACCAACTCAAACACATCGGGATTTTTCTTGTGTGGCATAATACTGGAACCCGTGGTAAGCTCATCTGGAAAAGAAATGAAATCGAAATTCTGACTCATATACAAGCAAATATCCATGGCCATTTTAGATAGGGTAGCTGCAATGTTGGCAATACCAAAAGCGGTAGCTTTTTCAGCTTTTCCTCTACTCATTTGTGCTGCAACCACATTATATTTCATGGTTTCAAAACCCATTTCTTTGGTGGTAAAACTACGGTCTATAGCAAATGAACTACCGTAACCGGCAGCACTTCCTAACGGATTTTGATCTGCAACTTTGTAGGCCGCTTCAATAAAATAAAGGTCATCTATTAAGCTTTCTGCATAGGCGGAAAACCATAGCCCAAAAGAAGATGGCATGGCAATCTGTAAGTGTGTGTAACCTGGTAGCATTACATCCTTATGCTCTTGTGCTTTTACCAAAAGAAGGTTGAAAAGCGATTTGGTCATCGCCTTTATTTCTGTCAATTCATCTTTTAGGTATAAATGCATGGCTACAAGAACTTGGTCGTTTCTAGAACGTGCAGTATGTATTTTTTTACCGGTATCTCCTAGACTTAGTGTCAGCATGTATTCAATTTTAGAATGCATGTCTTCAAAAGAATTTTCTATAGAAAATGTGCCTTTTTCTATTCGCGCGGCAATATTATCAAGTTCTTTTACAAGTTCAGCGGTTTCCTTGGGGGAAATCAATCCTATTTTACCCAGCATTTTCGCATGTGCCTTAGATGCAATAACGTCGTATTTTGCTAAGTGTAAATCCAATTCTCTATCGTTGCCAACTGTAAAGTGATCAATTTTTTTATCGGTGCTAAATCCTTTATCCCAGAGTTTCATATGTTGTCAGTTATCAATTATCAATTAAGCAATGAACAATGCTTATTGGTAATTGGTTATTGTTAATTGTTGATTGAAAGGAAGCCTTTTAATAATTTAATATATAAATCTATACCTTCTTCAATTTCATGTACATAGATGAATTCGTTGGCAGAGTGGGAGCGTGTGCTGTCCCCAGGTCCTAATTTTAACGATTGGCAACTTAACGCTGCTTGATCAGATAATGTAGGTGATCCATATGTAGTTCTGCCCAAGGCAATACCAGATTGCACCAACGGATGGTCTTTATCTATTTTAGATGAATTTAAACGCAAAGATCGCTCCTTTAATTCGCATGGCGCATCCTTCTTTAATAAATCTGCAATTTCTTTATTGCTATATGCATCGTTTACACGTACATCTACTACTAAATCTACTTGTGCCGGTACCACATTATGTTGTTTGCCAGCATTTATTTGGGTAACCGTCATTTTTACATCGCCCAAGGCTTCAGAAGATTTTTCGAAAGAATAATTCTTGAACCATTCCAGAACTTTAATGGAGTTGTAAATGGAATTATCATTGTTTGGATGTGCGGCGTGCGATGGAGTACCTTTAACAACAGCATCAAAAACCACCAATCCTTTTTCAGCAATAGCAAGTTGCATCAAAGTAGGTTCACCAACAATGGCTACATCTATATGTGGAAGTTTTGGCAATAAACCGCGCAAGCTATTTTCACCGGCATTCTCCTCTTCTGCAGAGGCGACCATTAAAATATTATGATTAAGGTCTTCTGCATTGTAATAGTTTACATAAGTAGCCAAAAGGGAAACCAACGGTCCGCCAGCATCATTACTACCAAGGCCAAACAACTTACCATCTTCAATGTGGGGCAAAAAAGGATCTTTGGTGTATGCCGTATTTGGTTTTACCGTATCGTGGTGCGAATTCAGTAATAATGTAGGTTTTGAGTCGTCCCAATATTTATTTTTAGCAATAATATTGTTGAGGTCTCTTTCCGTAGGTATGTCATATTTTGCCAGCCAAGCCTGTATTGCATCGGCTGTTTTATCTTCTTCTTTAGAAAAAGATTCTATTGATATGAGTTGCTTCAGTAATGCAATTGCACTTTCTGTAAGTTCTGTTTGGTTCATCTTAAAGTTTTATTGTCGTGAACAGTTCTGTGTTTTTATCTAACATGGTAACATCGCCCAGGCATACTTTAGCTACGTTGTGGTTTAGGGCATGAAAGCAATTATGAAGTTTTGGCAACATTCCGTCAGCAATGATACTATCGGATAAAAGTGATTTATAGGTATTGGTATTAATGTCTTTAACTACGCTGTTTTCATCGGCAATATCCATTAAAACCCCTTTTTTCTCAAAACAATAATACAACGTAGTTTCAAAGGTAAGTGCCATGCCTATTGCAATTTCAGAGGCAATCGTATCTGCATTGGTGTTCAATAACTGTCCGGCACCATCGTGCGATAAGGCACAGAAAATGGGTGTTAAATCTGCCGCTAAAAGCTTGGATAATAATGCAGCGTTTACACCATCAATATCGCCTACAAATCCGTAATCAATTTCTTTGACAGGACGTTTATGAGCCTGTATGCTATCACCGTCAGCACCGCTTAATCCAATTGCGTTGGTGTTTTTAGCTTGTAGTTGTGCAACAATTTTCTTGTTTGCCAAACCACCATACACCATGGTTATAATATCAACGGTTTCGGCATCGGTAATACGCCTGCCTTCTATCATTTTAGACTCAATACCAAGTTTGGTTGCTAATTGAGTGGCTAATTTTCCACCGCCATGAACCAAAATTTTTAAGCCTTCAAGTTTAGAAAAGGCAGTGAGAAAAACGTCTAGGGCGTTTTCGTCTTCTATGACATTACCACCAATTTTTACAACACTTAATTTATTTTTCATAATCTGCAAATTTGAACATGAGTACCATGGCGATTATTAGAATAATATTACTGACCGGACCCATATAGGCTTTCCAATGAGCGGTGCTATGGTCAATATCTACCATATTCATTACAAAAAGGATGAGGGCGAATAGCGCAATACCAATATAGATCCACTTATTAATTTTCATTGCTCTCCAGTATTTTCTTTAACACCAATTGTGCTGCGTAGGTTCTGTTATTTGCCTGTTCTATAACCAAAGACTGGTCACTATCCAAAACTTCATCGGCAACAACAACATTTCTACGTACAGGAAGACAGTGCATAAATTTTGCCTTGCCTAATTTCTTAAGTGTCATTTGCCAGTTTGGGTCCTGCGATTTTATTTGACCATAATCGGTATAGCTACTCCAGTTCTTTACATAAACAAAATCGGCATTTTCTAAAGCCTTCTCTTGGTTGTGCTCAATGGTACAATCTTTTGTGATGTTAGGGTCCAGTTCATAACCTTCAGGATGCGTAATCACAAAATCGGCATGTTGCTTTTGCATCATTTGTACAAATGAATTGGCAACGGCATGTGGTAGAGCCCTTGGGTGCGGCGCCCAAGAAAGAACAACCTTAGGGTTGTTTTTAAAATTGTGTTCCTCTAAAGTAATGGCATCGGTTAATGCTTGTAATGGGTGCCCCACAGAGCTTTCCATATTTACGATAGGTACCGTAGCATATGTTTTAAAACCGTTGAGCACCTCTTCCGCTTCATCTAGTTCCTTATCTACCAAACCGGCAAAGGCACGGATGGCAATGATATCGCAATACTGCGAAATTACTTGGGCGGCCTCTTTAATATGTTCAGAAGTTCCTTGGTCCATAATGGTACCATCGGCATATTCCAAAGCCCAACCTTCGCTACCAAAATTCATTACAATAACTTCCATACCCAAATTCATTGCTGCTTTTTGGGTACTTAAACGTGTACGAAGCGAGTTGTTAAAGAATAACAACCCAATAGTTTTGTCTTTACCTAATTCCTTAAATTTTTTAGGTTGTTTTTTAAGTGTTATGGCTTCTTTTACCCAGTTGGATAAAACGTCTATATCGTTTATTGAAAGGTAATTCATGATGATGTTATTTTTGTAAATGTGCTTTTATTTTCAATGGCATCAACAATAAAGTTATCGTTCAGCCCATTGGTGATCCAGGTTTCAATACCTGCTTTTTGTGCAATGGTGGCGGCATCAATTTTTGACTGCATACCACCGGTACCGTGGGTAGATTTGGATTCCCCTATTTCTTTGAGCAATTTGGTCAGGTCTGAAACGGCTTCTATTGTTTTTGGTGTGGAAGTCGTTAAAGAGGATTTTGTATAAATACCATCTGTATTTGTAGCAATGATAAGAATGTCAGCAGATAAAAGCGATGCGGTTAAACCGGCCAATTTATCATTATCACCAAATTTGATCTCATCAGTAGCAACGGTATCATTTTCATTAATGATAGGAATGAAGTTGTTGGCAACAAGAACATTAATGGTGTTTTTAATATTCGCTCTAGTTTGCTCATTTTCAAAATCGGAATAGGATAACAAACATTGTGATGTAAAGAGCCCAAGCTCCCTAAAATTTTCTTGAAAAATGCGCATTAGATGAGGCTGACCAATAGATGCCAATGCCTGCTTTACATTAATTTCTTCTCCATTATGTTCCAGCTTAACAAACTGCCTTGCTGCGGCAATGGCACCGGAACTCACAATAATAAATTCGAACTTATCTTTTAGAGCGGCAATTTGCCGACCAATATCCTCAATTTTTCCTCGGGAAATATGATCAGTGTCTTTGGTTAAGGTATTGGAACCTAATTTCAATAAAATTCTCTTTTTCAACATGCTTCTTTGCTTTTAGTCTTAACTATTAGCCCTTTTTCAGGTTTCTATTGCGCTCAACCCGACACTCTTATTATTTATTTTACGAACAACGAACAACGAACAACGAACAACGAACAACCAATCACAATCACCTACCTTACCTGTCCATTTCCTTTTACGTACCACTTATTGGTTACTAGATGCTGTAAACCTATAGGGCCGCGTTGATGTAATTTATCCGTACTAATGGCTAGTTCTCCTCCAAGTCCAAACTGCCCGCCATCCGTAAAGCGGGTAGATGCATTATGGTATACCGCAGCGGTATCCACAGATTGCATGAAAACATCTGCTTCCTCTTCATTTTTAGTGATGATAGAAGCGGAGTGGCCGCCTCCATAGGTATTGATGAGCTGTACGGCTTCATCTACATCTGGCACTTGCCCTAGTACAATTTTATAATCCAAAAACTCTTCAAACCAAACAGATTCATTTTCCATTTGAGAGGTGCCATCTAATCCGGCTAATTTGGCATCGGTCAAAATTTCAACATTGTGTTTTTTAAGGGTCTTGACCAAATGACTTAAAAATTCTGCCTTGCGTGGTAAATCTCTTGAAATGATAACTTTGTCAACGGCATTGCAAGCGGAAATTTTTGTGGTCTTTGCATTGACGATAACATCCAGTGCCATTTGCAAATCTGCCTCGTGCGAAACATATACAAAGTTATTTCCTCTACCGCTTACTATTACCGGGCACTGTGCATGTTGCTTAACAAAAGCGATCAGTTTTTCGCCACCTCTAGGTACAATTAAGTCTAGTTTTTGTGTTGGTTTTTCTAAAAACTGCTGAGTTTCTGTTCTGGAATAATTTAGGTAGGTTACCCAGTCCGTAGCACAATCGCAAGACTCCAAAGCTTTGTGCCATAGGTTTACTAGAACCAAATTGGAGTTTAAAGACTCTTTGCCCCCCTTTAGCAATATTTTATTACCTGATTTAAATGCGATGCCCGCAGCTTCAATGGTAACATCTGGCCTAGATTCATAAATAATCATGATCGTACCGAAAGGTGCGGTTTTGTTGCTGATCTCTAAACCATTTTCATGGGTAAATTGAAAACGTTCTACATGCAAAGGGTCTGGCAAGGCAGCTAATTTTTTCAAGGAAGAAATCATTTCTGTCACCTTGGTCTTGTTTACC
The sequence above is a segment of the Maribacter dokdonensis DSW-8 genome. Coding sequences within it:
- a CDS encoding zinc-binding metallopeptidase family protein, which translates into the protein MKLFQCTNCKSTVVFENNTCLNCGFKLGYSSYYNKIVSLDPSAATWQVKELDGKTYEYCENYKHTVCNWLVDVSRGRKFCLACTLNRTIPHLLDDDNLKKWKHIEVAKHRLVYQLLRFRLPVVSKTIDDDKGFCFDFLEKDELLEESKGLKTGHADGVITLMIAEADPVVREQVKQQMAERYRTLLGHFRHEVGHYYWDLLIRDNPKVLADFRSIFGDESQSYADALTTHYNNGPKANWQQSFISKYASSHPWEDWAETWSHYLHLTDVLETAYNFGLKSNPKIIAKKSLKMNAAFDPYTVTDFSRIMETGIPLLFTLNSMNRSLGEDDPYPFIISKPVEKKLEFIHKLLKGVL
- a CDS encoding glutamate-5-semialdehyde dehydrogenase, yielding MKTTLSISKRNAVLKRMAELVQQEESILISANEKDLNSFESGDIAMVDRLKVNKTKVTEMISSLKKLAALPDPLHVERFQFTHENGLEISNKTAPFGTIMIIYESRPDVTIEAAGIAFKSGNKILLKGGKESLNSNLVLVNLWHKALESCDCATDWVTYLNYSRTETQQFLEKPTQKLDLIVPRGGEKLIAFVKQHAQCPVIVSGRGNNFVYVSHEADLQMALDVIVNAKTTKISACNAVDKVIISRDLPRKAEFLSHLVKTLKKHNVEILTDAKLAGLDGTSQMENESVWFEEFLDYKIVLGQVPDVDEAVQLINTYGGGHSASIITKNEEEADVFMQSVDTAAVYHNASTRFTDGGQFGLGGELAISTDKLHQRGPIGLQHLVTNKWYVKGNGQVR
- the argB gene encoding acetylglutamate kinase, which codes for MKNKLSVVKIGGNVIEDENALDVFLTAFSKLEGLKILVHGGGKLATQLATKLGIESKMIEGRRITDAETVDIITMVYGGLANKKIVAQLQAKNTNAIGLSGADGDSIQAHKRPVKEIDYGFVGDIDGVNAALLSKLLAADLTPIFCALSHDGAGQLLNTNADTIASEIAIGMALTFETTLYYCFEKKGVLMDIADENSVVKDINTNTYKSLLSDSIIADGMLPKLHNCFHALNHNVAKVCLGDVTMLDKNTELFTTIKL
- the proB gene encoding glutamate 5-kinase, translated to MLKKRILLKLGSNTLTKDTDHISRGKIEDIGRQIAALKDKFEFIIVSSGAIAAARQFVKLEHNGEEINVKQALASIGQPHLMRIFQENFRELGLFTSQCLLSYSDFENEQTRANIKNTINVLVANNFIPIINENDTVATDEIKFGDNDKLAGLTASLLSADILIIATNTDGIYTKSSLTTSTPKTIEAVSDLTKLLKEIGESKSTHGTGGMQSKIDAATIAQKAGIETWITNGLNDNFIVDAIENKSTFTKITSS
- the argH gene encoding argininosuccinate lyase; this translates as MKLWDKGFSTDKKIDHFTVGNDRELDLHLAKYDVIASKAHAKMLGKIGLISPKETAELVKELDNIAARIEKGTFSIENSFEDMHSKIEYMLTLSLGDTGKKIHTARSRNDQVLVAMHLYLKDELTEIKAMTKSLFNLLLVKAQEHKDVMLPGYTHLQIAMPSSFGLWFSAYAESLIDDLYFIEAAYKVADQNPLGSAAGYGSSFAIDRSFTTKEMGFETMKYNVVAAQMSRGKAEKATAFGIANIAATLSKMAMDICLYMSQNFDFISFPDELTTGSSIMPHKKNPDVFELVRGKCNKLQSIPNQLTLVINNLPSGYHRDLQLVKEIIVPAIQDMKACLEILTFSLKEIRVNDSILDDPKYDYLFSVDTLNELVQSGMPFRDAYKKMGMEINAGTFTPKRDIHHTHEGSLGNLCLKEIHDKMKKLN
- a CDS encoding pseudouridine synthase, whose amino-acid sequence is MSRDDSSRGKKPSGRQGGNFKKKSYARGNSPIKKNVTPSKPQDPNSIRLNKYVANSGVCSRRDADIYIAAGSVTVNGKPVTEMGYKVKLSDEVKFDGQLLNPVKREYVLLNKPKDFVTTIRDERGKRHVSGLISSASKSKLLPVDKLEKEHTGLLLFTNDGNMIKTLKSPINGLRKIYHLVLEQELRSADLKKIQEGVVVDEKVVRVQDISFIADAPKREVGIEIYSSRNKIVERLFETLGYKIQKLDRVVYGGLTKKDLPRGHWRYLTEQEIINFKMIK
- a CDS encoding geranylgeranylglycerol-phosphate geranylgeranyltransferase, producing MLNRKNKLLLLKVLSLFSVVRGYNILVIALAQYLASIYILAPELPVRRVVLDINLFVIVLASALVIAGGYIINNFYDAEKDLINKPRKSMLDRLVSQRFKLTTYFVLNFIAVIAASYVSFKAVFFFSSYIFGIWIYSHKLKRIPFLGNFISATLAITPFFVVFIYYKNIQTVIFVHALFLFLLILAREIIKDLENISGDLAQNYRTIPIIYGARTSKLVISFLILLTLVPSLLLIFRFDVGHMNIYFILCVLLLLLFIVLLFRAKARKDYVWLHNILKLIIVMGVFSILLIDIDLVLNRIL
- a CDS encoding M20 family metallo-hydrolase, with amino-acid sequence MNQTELTESAIALLKQLISIESFSKEEDKTADAIQAWLAKYDIPTERDLNNIIAKNKYWDDSKPTLLLNSHHDTVKPNTAYTKDPFLPHIEDGKLFGLGSNDAGGPLVSLLATYVNYYNAEDLNHNILMVASAEEENAGENSLRGLLPKLPHIDVAIVGEPTLMQLAIAEKGLVVFDAVVKGTPSHAAHPNNDNSIYNSIKVLEWFKNYSFEKSSEALGDVKMTVTQINAGKQHNVVPAQVDLVVDVRVNDAYSNKEIADLLKKDAPCELKERSLRLNSSKIDKDHPLVQSGIALGRTTYGSPTLSDQAALSCQSLKLGPGDSTRSHSANEFIYVHEIEEGIDLYIKLLKGFLSINN
- a CDS encoding Rossmann-fold NAD(P)-binding domain-containing protein — translated: MNYLSINDIDVLSNWVKEAITLKKQPKKFKELGKDKTIGLLFFNNSLRTRLSTQKAAMNLGMEVIVMNFGSEGWALEYADGTIMDQGTSEHIKEAAQVISQYCDIIAIRAFAGLVDKELDEAEEVLNGFKTYATVPIVNMESSVGHPLQALTDAITLEEHNFKNNPKVVLSWAPHPRALPHAVANSFVQMMQKQHADFVITHPEGYELDPNITKDCTIEHNQEKALENADFVYVKNWSSYTDYGQIKSQDPNWQMTLKKLGKAKFMHCLPVRRNVVVADEVLDSDQSLVIEQANNRTYAAQLVLKKILESNEN
- a CDS encoding YihY/virulence factor BrkB family protein, producing MAQVEKINRQNSKFKLTHLPKLLVRTYHAWMEKEPFQISAIIAYYAILSLPGLLILILELVGGIWGKEIVQGELFAEISSAMGPETAQSIQEMIKDQGSQQTSLIATLLGIGVLIYGATGVFYQLQNALNEIWEAKPKYTNEFISTLFMRLKGFGFIIIIGFLLLVSFVLTSLLSAFSTQLSRLLPDGMLELGFVLDLILSLGFIYLLFGAMFKYLPSTHVRWKAVKVGAALTAVLFLLGKYALAFYFGKAEPGSTYGAAGSIILVMLWVSYSSLIVTFGAQFTKIYSDKYVKIN